From Coccinella septempunctata chromosome 4, icCocSept1.1, whole genome shotgun sequence, a single genomic window includes:
- the LOC123311275 gene encoding tudor domain-containing 6-like isoform X4: MCESLGMYITNVEKEGAFLKLWGQIDNKAALDVELALFKAYAMYEEGQHALTPANIQIGVLCCAKYIDEKYYRARITNDDSRRLGTVEVNFIDFGNRDIVPISNLRSIDCFNATFITLPPLALPFILSEVICTGVEWNDFTLELISRQIRYMEVNYTVASTHLGYKIINMSLADKDLALHLVRNNLMQPISLETQESLLSAMIPRNPQLMHPVDQSLLQYKSVTLEPNSRHEIYVSYITDGPCHFSVQLKKSEAILAQLMREINSIPLKTFDELPIPGTVCLAKCMEDSHICRAVITSEVDNQYKLFYVDFGNTEVVPPDNIYQMPFKYIIPKIMAIRLSLDGVDKSTVTIEMQCAFKQFVDNRLLMMEVFPSAKKMCLPKCRMWDPETDTDVMDVLNKAAQLAYPNVIALHRGYTRPVKVTFVHSCNKFYIHLKSNEDELNHLMANLQIYCNSSDATYLENPKVGLPCCAQFAFDGQWYRSSIVSLNEDSAKVKYIDYGNEEDIPVQSLKTIEGQFLTCMRPQAIECCLNGYQKMTEDLDRDNKLEELILDQEFTMKVIDTIDNKSLVDLIDLNGCPVTTLLMDAMVNQTKVQVISNGNFENTTRKYGTETSVRNNDKFQDGEFWSPRDKSQNRMDKSEGWRQNSRKSPGSNSNENAESWRQTNNKNDKEWHDNTSNESFKRGRKNDDTRRRSPNTKGPDNNWNAPEQNKNYQNRNSFGESQDNNYTQNNHSEWNGKDSNRTRNRNPRQDNEGYGNKDNSFNRNKPKNFNDSWNANNSTHSLEENEEFQGVKKKSRNFSGNNSNNTYKSKTDGDEWGSKKNTFDGDSYTEKKTYREKNSYDSDGSYRKGKQDRNYDGKTKYNDRGDYKKKPFRKDHDSHISDYEQTDGRKFNSKSDSKWTDKNTVNASVNRSHTTSTAIDPAPEDSTFQTIEVIGQQKVTLSWFHNPCSFFCQLIDSQQSFSTLMEEIQETYKDKASSYRVVGSPAIALFPEDNVFYRTRILKCLGNQFKVYYVDFGNISVVDKVWPIDKKFMELPMQAIPCGLGGIQPVEDKWPDPTAYTNYMQKEYLDCEFLGFEIDRYMVDLYSDNQEIKLQLIQDNLAKVIEPVIPSLDFDINFLIGQTFRAMIDYVNDLSDFAISLNSGIQLMCAAHNLAMATERFDDELIQKVGQVLIVYCDNIIENRLEVTLYDHVGNKLNILNPDEGAYESVEAVCPHLVIKPTLHGFVSHVEESTIVIQPSECADSLEDMLNVIYEHYNNLPQESTLIPEEGYLYAVCSGDSNWYRGRVISFDDEKISVLYVDYGNTEDVPFSSLRELDSKFYWWDMLAILVHVNVPTADLLEKQVTVQVYFGELGLEGEIVEVVDGVEPQQLEISNINQEFSNSCQITDDKPAGNDNSLEIPSAIPNENEAAQNDAGVSQEEIPCVQNEVAFDGTAVVLSHIDSPSDFYIQLADSQDAISELQSKLQEQIEEMPVLDNTSVGGLCAAPYSVDQMWYRSQILDADEDITTVRFIDYGNTDVIDNKAIQIKTLPAEFLALEEYATRCRLKIKPLEEEWSKATTDRFEELAYADNVYVQFINQDEKANYVELFSGDQNVKDILIAENLAVLDEDLVLDPKLKGYISHMNSPSEFWVQLDGWCAELEWIAEQLSNAVSFPDLEDFTPGSLCAAMFPDDEMWYRARILSNTVAGLEVLFLDYGNSCVCGNLKQLPEHLVMAPPLALKCSLQKPEGLFNWSPEAAQKFSDISADGQTEFTVKKLTTGETSIVELYVNDEAVSSKLLPTTDNVNVTEIESMSSFSVSKEGVVSNEKYRLEKIPGYEYNQDALEKFVEMNNEGKTCYGLEHLTDNWVRLYLNGNDIRKEILPILKIKCVQSPEVTPEVLQSNTNISEDSSNIISSSSQAISDAASEVPEATCDNDSKNNQDVIPQEGSSPEEEISSTSQIEAFDMCSTLLTETINTVTEGVSSEGNESEMTESPKKATELSSMPLITSDNVIDSTMKCENTEELSREKDISSIEKELPDASHKKESDNDRDVSEVSDNENTKGGMPSSCEDPLEENVHAEVSDICEPQNSEEASIEVCDNLQKEEGPQETQEESDDAYKHSDIGVITSETKDDNPAEISEGCPIVQEKEIDVAPNIASFDKSQKDESHTDGDEDAFEICDTANAENDTKETPKRCDTPSEKDFYDNGNNSDKEPYSEQVILDRSNDDVTPNITLKEKDESSEEHSGTSEILQETEIGLVIAEAQINESHDDGDVEAIQVCDTPNTGNNEDPLKVCDDLGNEACSTDVTIEVKNEILQETKDCEISKEERNVPTHGGDILDQTSEICDEVMTREILKEDHKEIHTDSNETRENIQRGCEAEMQLQNEKINEAIPEEVSRDSDIPNDIIVQQEESHKIAEESSDMCNDGVTKKIDNVGHEGIPTNDDENERRENIQGDSEAQKHPQHEEINVTITEEVSRASDSLHAIVKEESQKIAEESSNICDRLEKVEPTSDIKDEIPNIILREETKTQKTNSKVEFTETIMTSFSAPTISKKESERKLSPTKVSPKSKEIPGEPAMEDSPTIEE, encoded by the exons ATGTGTGAATCCTTAGGAATGTATATAACTAATGTTGAAAAGGAAGGAGCCTTCCTCAAACTTTGGGGACAAATTGATAATAAAGCGGCTTTAGATGTGGAATTGGCGCTTTTTAAAGCCTACGCTATGTATGAAGAGGGTCAACATGCCTTGACTCCGGCAAATATTCAAATTGGTGTTTTATGTTGTGCTAAATATAtagatgaaaaatattatagaGCCAGAATCACAAATGATGATTCTCGACGTCTAGGTACTGTTGAAGTAAATTTTATTGACTTTGGGAATAGAGATATTGTTCCAATTAGTAACTTACGATCTATAGATTGTTTCAATGCTACTTTTATTACCTTACCCCCCTTGGCATTGCCCTTCATTTTATCTGAAGTTATTTGCACTGGCGTTGAATGGAATGACTTTACACTTGAACTCATATCCAGGCAAATCAGATATATGGAAGTGAACTATACAGTTGCTTCAACACACTTGGGTTACAAAATCATAAACATGTCTCTTGCCGATAAAGATTTAGCTTTACATCTAGTACGCAATAATCTGATGCAGCCAATTTCACTTGAAACCCAGGAATCCCTCCTTTCTGCGATGATTCCAAGGAACCCTCAACTCATGCACCCAGTTGATCAGTCTTTGTTGCAATACAAATCAGTGACTTTGGAACCTAATAGCCGACATGAAATTTATGTATCTTACATCACCGATGGTCCATGCCACTTCTCAGTGCAGCTCAAAAAAAGTGAAGCCATTCTGGCTCAATTGATGAGGGAAATCAATTCTATTCCATTGAAGACTTTCGATGAATTGCCAATCCCAGGAACGGTTTGTTTAGCAAAGTGTATGGAGGACAGTCATATATGTAGAGCGGTGATCACTAGTGAAGTGGATAATCAATATAag CTCTTCTATGTCGACTTTGGCAACACTGAAGTAGTACCTCCTGATAATATATACCAGATGCCATTTAAATACATCATTCCAAAAATCATGGCTATTCGTTTATCACTAGACGGTGTGGATAAATCCACCGTTACAATAGAGATGCAATGTGCTTTCAAGCAGTTTGTTGATAATCGTTTACTCATGATGGAAGTTTTTCCATCCGCTAAAAAGATGTGTCTACCTAAATGCAGAATGTGGGATCCTGAGACAGACACAGATGTTATGGATGTCTTGAATAAAGCAGCCCAACTTGCTTATCCGAATGTTATTGCTCTCCATAGAGGTTATACCCGCCCTGTTAAAGTTACCTTTGTGCACAGTTGTAACAAGTTCTACATTCATTTGAAAAGTAATGAAGATGAACTGAATCATCTAATGGCCAACTTACAAATCTATTGCAACTCGAGCGATGCCACATATTTAGAAAATCCTAAG gTTGGTCTTCCTTGTTGTGCTCAATTTGCCTTCGACGGACAATGGTATCGTAGTTCAATAGTATCGTTGAATGAAGATTCTGCCAAAGTGAAATATATTGATTATGGTAATGAAGAAGACATACCTGTGCAATCCCTAAAAACTATAGAAGGGCAATTCCTGACATGCATGCGACCACAGGCCATTGAATGCTGTTTAAATGGATATCAAAAAATGACTGAAGATTTAGATAGAGACAATAAACTGGAAGAACTTATATTGGATCAGGAGTTCACTATGAAAGTTATTGACACAATTGATAACAAATCTCTAGTGGACCTTATAGACTTAAATGGTTGTCCTGTAACTACTTTACTCATGGACGCTATGGTAAATCAAACAAAAGTCCAAGTTATTTCTAATGGTAATTTTGAGAATACTACAAGAAAGTATGGTACTGAAACGTCTGTCAGAAATAACGATAAATTTCAAGATGGAGAATTTTGGTCCCCAAGGGATAAATCGCAGAACAGGATGGATAAATCTGAAGGTTGGAGACAAAACTCAAG aaaatctCCTGGTTCGAACTCGAATGAAAATGCTGAATCTTGGAGACAAACCAACAACAAAAATGATAAAGAATGGCATGACAATACCTCAAATGAGAGCTTCAAAAGAGGGAGGAAAAACGATGATACTAGAAGAAGGTCACCGAATACAAA GGGTCCAGACAACAATTGGAATGCAccagaacaaaataaaaattatcaaaatcgaAATTCTTTTGGGGAATCTCAAGACAATAATTACACCCAAAACAATCATTCGGAATGGAATGGTAAAGACTCAAACAGAACCCGCAATAGAAATCCCAG ACAAGACAACGAAGGGTATGGTAACAAGGATAACAGCTTTAACAGAAACAAACCTAAAAATTTCAACGATAGTTGGAACGCTAATAATTCCACCCACAGTCTGGAagagaatgaagaatttcaggGAGTGAA aaagAAGTCCAGAAATTTCAGTGGGAACAATAGCAATAATACATATAAAAGTAAAACAGATGGTGATGAATGGGGAAGTAAGAAAAATACATTTGATGGAGACAGTtacactgaaaaaaaaacatatag agaaaaaaattcatatgacTCTGATGGTTCATACAGAAAAGGCAAACAGGATAGAAATTACGATGGAAAGACGAAATATAATGATAGAGGTGATTATAAGAAAAAACCATTCAGAAA AGATCATGACTCTCATATTAGTGATTACGAACAGAcagatggaagaaaattcaactCGAAAAGTGATTCTAAATGGACTGACAAAAATACTGTCAATGCTTCTGTGAATAGATCTCATACAACTTCAACAGCTATTGATCCTGCACCTGAAGATTCTACATTCCAAACTATTGAAGTGATTGGCCAGCAAAAAGTGACTTTAAGCTGGTTTCATAATCCCTGCAGCTTTTTCTGCCAACTAATAGACTCTCAACAATCCTTCAGTACGCTTATGGAGGAAATACAAGAGACTTATAAGGATAAAGCTTCTAGCTACCGTGTAGTAGGATCACCTGCTATTGCCTTATTCCCCGAAGATAATGTGTTTTACCGAACAAGGATATTGAAGTGCCTGGGCAATCAATTCAAAGTATATTACGTCGATTTTGGGAACATCTCCGTTGTTGACAAGGTATGGCCCATTGATAAGAAATTCATGGAGTTGCCAATGCAGGCTATACCATGTGGACTCGGTGGAATTCAGCCTGTCGAAGATAAATGGCCAGATCCAACGGCTTATACCAATTATATGCAGAAAGAATATTTAGATTGCGAATTCTTAGGCTTCGAAATTGACAG GTATATGGTCGATCTTTATTCTGATAATCAAGAGATTAAGCTGCAGTTGATCCAAGATAATTTAGCCAAAGTCATAGAACCAGTCATTCCATCACTCGATTTCGATATAAACTTTTTGATAGGACAAACATTCCGAGCGATGATTGATTATGTCAATGATTTATCAGACTTCGCCATCTCACTAAATTCAGGAATTCAGTTGATGTGCGCAGCACACAATTTAGCTATGGCAACAGAAAGATTCGACGATGAGTTGATTCAAAAAGTGGGCCAAGTGTTGATTGTTTATTGTGACAATATAATTGAAAATAG attggAAGTGACATTATATGATCATGTGGGAAATaaactgaatattttgaacCCTGATGAAGGTGCATATGAATCTGTTGAAGCAGTATGCCCGCATCTTGTGATCAAACCCACACTTCACGGATTTGTTAGTCATGTGGAAGAGAGCACTATTGTTATACAGCCTTCAGAATGCGCCGATAGCCTTGAAGACATGTTGAATGTAATATATGAACATTACAACAACCTTCCTCAGGAAAGTACTCTCATACCTGAAGAGGGTTACTTGTATGCTGTTTGTAGCGGGGACTCTAACTGGTACAGAGGAAGGGTAATCTCATTCGATGATGAAAAGATTTCCGTGTTGTATGTTGATTATGGTAATACGGAAGATGTTCCTTTCAGCAGCCTCAGAGAACTAGATTCTAAATTCTATTGGTGGGACATGCTGGCGATCTTG GTTCACGTAAATGTACCAACAGCGGATCTTCTTGAAAAACAAGTGACCGTTCAAGTTTATTTTGGGGAACTTGGTTTGGAGGGAGAAATCGTAGAAGTAGTTGACGGTGTAGAACCACAGCAACTAGAAATCAGCAATATCAACCAGGAATTCAGCAACTCTTGTCAAATAACAGATGACAAACCAGCTGGTAATGATAATTCATTGGAAATACCCTCAGCCATTCCCAATGAAAATGAGGCAGCGCAAAATGATGCTGGAGTGTCACAGGAAGAAATTCCTTGTGTACAAAATGAAGTCGCGTTCGATGGTACAGCAGTTGTTCTTAGTCATATAGATAGTCCTAGTGACTTTTACATCCAGCTGGCTGATTCGCAAGACGCCATCAGTGAGCTCCAATCGAAACTGCAGGAGCAAATAGAAGAAATGCCTGTTTTGGACAACACCTCGGTTGGGGGTCTTTGTGCAGCACCTTATTCAGTGGATCAAATGTGGTACCGTTCCCAAATTTTGGATGCAGATGAAGATATAACTACT GTTCGTTTCATTGACTATGGAAACACGGACGTAATAGATAATAAGGCCATTCAGATAAAAACACTTCCAGCTGAATTCTTGGCATTGGAAGAGTATGCCACAAGATGTCGCCTAAAAATCAAGCCTCTCGAAGAGGAATGGTCTAAGGCGACCACCGATAGGTTTGAAGAATTAGCTTATGCGGATAACGTCTATGTACAATTCATAAACCAGGACGAAAAGGCGAATTATGTCGAACTTTTCAGCGGCGATCAAAACGTTAAGGATATTCTGATCGCAGAAAACCTCGCCGTTTTAGATGAGGACCTAGTTCTCGACCCCAAACTCAAAGGTTACATTAGTCACATGAATTCCCCTTCGGAATTTTGGGTGCAGCTAGATGGTTGGTGTGCGGAGCTCGAATGGATAGCCGAACAGTTGTCGAATGCTGTTAGTTTTCCGGATCTCGAAGACTTTACTCCAGGTTCACTGTGCGCTGCGATGTTCCCCGACGACGAGATGTGGTACAGGGCCAGAATTTTGTCGAACACAGTGGCGGGACTCGAAGTCCTCTTTCTCGATTACGGTAATTCCTGTGTTTGCGGCAACTTGAAACAATTGCCCGAACATCTAGTCATGGCCCCACCTCTAGCGCTCAAATGTAGTCTACAGAAACCAGAGGGACTTTTCAATTGGAGTCCCGAAGCAGCCCAAAAATTCTCAGATATTTCTGCTGACGGTCAAACGGAATTCACTGTGAAAAAATTGACCACTGGTGAAACTTCCATAGTTGAACTTTATGTGAATGATGAGGCTGTTTCGTCAAAGTTACTGCCGACGACTGATAATGTGAATGTCACTGAAATAGAGTCCATGAGCAGCTTTTCCGTATCGAAGGAGGGAGTTGTTTCAAATGAGAAATATAGACTGGAAAAAATTCCAGGTTATGAATATAACCAAGACGCTTTGGAGAAATTTGTGGAAATGAACAATGAAG GCAAAACATGCTATGGATTGGAACATTTAACTGACAATTGGGTTCGTCTCTATTTGAATGGAAATGATATTAGAAAGGAAATCCTCCCTATTCTCAAAATTAAATGTGTCCAATCTCCAGAAGTAACTCCTGAAGTACTTCAATCCAACACAAACATTTCTGAAGATTCTTCCAACATTATTAGTAGTTCATCACAAGCAATCTCTGATGCAGCCTCTGAAGTTCCTGAAGCAACATGTGATaatgattcaaaaaataatcaagatgTGATACCACAAGAAGGTTCTTCACCAGAAGAAGAAATTAGTTCAACATCACAAATAGAAGCCTTTGATATGTGTAGTACATTACTGACTGAAACAATAAATACAGTTACTGAAGGAGTGTCATCAGAAGGTAATGAATCTGAAATGACGGAAAGTCCAAAGAAAGCTACAGAACTATCTAGTATGCCACTCATTACTTCAGATAACGTTATTGATAGCACCATGAAATGTGAAAATACAGAAGAATTATCACGAGAAAAAGATATTTCTTCAATAGAAAAGGAACTTCCTGATGCTTCACATAAAAAGGAAAGTGATAATGATAGAGATGTTAGTGAGGTTAGTGATAACGAGAATACTAAGGGAGGAATGCCTAGTTCCTGTGAGGATCCATTAGAAGAAAACGTCCATGCAGAAGTTTCTGATATTTGCGAACCCCAAAATTCCGAAGAGGCGTCTATAGAAGTTTGTGATAATTTACAGAAAGAAGAGGGTCCTCAAGAAACACAAGAAGAATCTGATGATGCATATAAACATTCAGATATTGGTGTCATTACCTCGGAAACGAAAGATGATAATCCAGCAGAAATATCTGAAGGATGTCCAATTGTCCAAGAAAAAGAAATCGATGTAGCTCCTAATATAGCATCTTTTGATAAGTCCCAGAAAGACGAGAGTCATACCGATGGAGATGAAGATGCTTTTGAAATCTGTGATACTGCAAATGCAGAAAATGATACAAAAGAAACACCTAAACGATGTGATACTCCCTcagaaaaagatttttacgaCAATGGTAATAATTCTGACAAAGAGCCATACTCAGAACAAGTAATACTCGACAGATCTAATGATGACGTTACTCCCAACATCACCCTAAAAGAGAAAGATGAATCATCAGAAGAACATTCTGGAACAAgtgaaattcttcaagaaacAGAAATTGGCTTGGTAATAGCTGAGGCACAAATAAATGAAAGTCATGATGATGGAGATGTGGAAGCAATTCAAGTCTGTGATACTCCCAATACAGGAAATAATGAAGATCCACTGAAAGTTTGTGATGACTTAGGAAACGAAGCTTGTTCTACTGATGTTACTATAGAAGTCAAGAACGAAATTCTACAAGAAACCAAAgattgtgaaatttcaaaagaaGAGAGAAATGTTCCAACTCATGGAGGTGATATTCTGGACCAAACTTCTGAAATATGTGATGAGGTTATGACAAGGGAAATTCTTAAGGAAGACCATAAGGAAATACATACTGATTCTAATGAAACAAGAGAAAACATCCAAAGAGGTTGTGAAGCAGAAATGCAactacaaaatgaaaaaattaatgaagcAATACCAGAAGAAGTTTCTAGAGATTCTGATATTCCTAACGATATAAtagtacaacaagaagaatctCACAAAATCGCTGAAGAATCTTCCGACATGTGTAATGATGGAGTGACAAAGAAAATTGATAATGTAGGCCATGAAGGCATACCTACaaatgatgatgaaaatgaaaGGAGAGAAAACATCCAAGGAGATTCTGAAGCACAAAAGCATCCACAACATGAAGAAATAAATGTAACAATTACAGAAGAAGTTTCTAGAGCTTCTGATTCCCTTCATGCAATAGTGAAAGAAGAATCTCAGAAAATTGCTGAAGAATCTTCTAACATCTGTGATAGGCTAGAAAAAGTGGAACCAACCAGTGATATAAAAGATGAAATTCCCAATATTATTTTAAGAGAAGAAACAAAAACCCAGAAAACCAATTCTAAAGTTGAATTCACAGAAACCATTATGACATCTTTTTCGGCACCTACAATTTCAAAAAAAGAATCAGAACGCAAGCTTTCACCAACTAAAGTTTCACCGAAATCGAAAGAAATTCCGGGAGAACCGGCTATGGAAGATTCACCAACAATTGAAGAGTAG